The genome window CAACTCGCTATAATGCTCGGGATCTAGCCACACTCTGATGCCATCAACATCTGAAAGATTGTCAAACCAGAGTTCCTGGCGTCATCCGGTAACAGGATAAGCTTCCAAGAATTCTGAGCTACTATCACCTCTTCGGATTGAAATGATATATCTCCCTGATATTCTTCAGAAGCCAGACAAAAAAGGCAAATACAGATTAGAATTCCCTCGCCAATATGCCGCAAGGTCTACTGTACCATGGGAACCACACCTGGAAAATCTGCGTCCCATTAGCAACTCTGCTTCACCTCCATGCAGAACTGCCTGCTTGAATGGAACATAGCTTATACTTGAGGATGATACTGTTAAAAGGTTACGAGTCCATCCCTAAGCTGCACCCGACCCTGCAAGAGGACTCGTTCATGGCCTTGCGAGCCCCGTTCTTACACTTGACACCTTCTTAATTGTTTAGAAGCGCCACGCAATACATTTCCGGAGTGCTCATGTATCTGCTGTAATGTACAATTCCGTGGGGCCTCAACCTATAGCACCACAGGCGTTCTCACTTAACCCTTCAACTATATTAACTGTCAACCCGGTGCTCCATCCACTTCCAAatccatcccaaacccacaACGCACAAAGTCCAACAAGCACGTCACAAACCAGCAGCATTAGAGACAAAGTGTAGCCATAAACAAATGTTTATAATATTGGGGTCAAGCCCCCTACCCACCGGGCGAATCACCCAACCTATAAAAACAATATAGAaaacaaacccaccaccccctaagaaaaaataaaataaaaccTACCCCCAATAAAGccagccaaaaaaaaacaagaaaaaaaaacacccaaaacaaaacaatcCCACCGACAGcaaaccccttcccttttTCCTCCCCCTATTCCAACAACATAAACAAAACATACAAAAATCACGACAAAAAAGAAGTATTAGTCCTCCGGGTCCTCAGAAATGTAAGTGTTCTTGATCCTATCCTTGGGGCAGTCGGCCGGGTCATGCAGCCGCgctggaggtgttggtggtgctggcggtgggggtgCTTAGGAGAGGGCATCTCTCAAACTCGGGCTCCTCGTCTATTTATATTGGACCAAGTTAGACGAGTACAGACGACAAAGACACACATCATCCAACTGGCTTGGCGCCGCGAGCGGTAGGTCCCTGGGCGGGCGCTTCTTTGGGAGGCATTTCTTTGATGGAGAAAAACAGGGGCGCGAGTGAGCAAAGAACCAAAAACCGGGAGTGCGTGCAAGCGAGGAACAATaaaggaagggggggctTCGAAGTTGAAAATACAACGAGAAAAGGGGCAAGTCTGGCGGGTGCACGGGTGCTGGTTTGCTGACGCAAGGATAGAGGGTTTGCGAGCgcgggaggtggtgagtAGCACTCTCGATCACTGCAAAGAAGCCCACGTTCGTTGTGCTGTTTCCGCATAGATCTGAAATGCTGAGAGTAAATGGATTATATCCGACCCCAACTCAAGCTCAGTTATAATGGCCCGTATTGTTGCGCCAGGCATGACATCCTTCATCAAGTGGAAGGTCATCCTCGGCTACGAAGGgcgtccttctccttgaagcTGTAGCGAAAGACGCAGGCCTGCGACGTCTCAACTGTCCAGCCCCAGCAGTTCCATattccatcatctccagtTTTGGCATTCTGATGGCAGCGTGGGCGGCCCAAAGGAGCAGCCGATTCTTTCTGATGTGTGAGCTTTCGGGGTGAAGGACCCTTGTTGTCAAAGCAAGACGCTTGAGGTTCGACCACTGAGGCTCCCACCCCACAAACCCATCTTCTAGGCGAAATTCAtaacggtggtggtgaaaaaGATCAACGTCGAATGGCGCAAAGAACTACTCGGCGTCCGAATCCCACGAACTAGCCAAAGCTTCGAGGTCGTGACTCCCGACAGCCAACGCAGCTCCGAAAATGTTAACTGCGTCTGGAGGCCTATGGAAGCAATCCCACCCGTTGATCAAGAGGTTATAATCCACATAAAAAGAAAGCTTGATGACGCGGGTTTGTTGGGGCCTTCTGAAGACTTGAAAAAGGACGAGGTCGCACAGCTCTTTGAATTGCCTTTTGAATTGCGTCAGTTGACATAACTTTTAAAGCTGTGGGAGGGACCAAAGTAGGTAGAGGTAACGTACCGTAAATTCTGCCCGTGTCATCATAAACTCCGTCCACCAGATTGAGGCACCAAAACTCGAGCCTGAGGCGCTGCATACAAACAAAGCTCTCCCCAAGCAGCCTATAACGAACATATGGGTTCACTGCTCGATGAAACTGCCGGCGGAAGGTAGTCCTGTGACAATCTCACACTGAGGGAGTCTTGATCGCCTTGCGTCGGCCACCGCGCAACGGGCTGTTCCTAAAGTTAAAATACAACGGCTTTGTACCCATAAGTCGCGATCTAGCCTCAGCAGAGACGTGTCTGAGCATCAGAGCTccatgctgatgatgatgaaagtTGTCGTTGATGTGTCTGATCTCGAAGTCTTCGTAGTATTTCATGAAAAAGTACTCAAAACGCCTCCGGAAAGCCCATTGACCAGGTTGCGGCTTGTAGGGGTACGTATCCTTCAAGTAAAACATATGTTTCCAGACACGCTGCGCGTCACTTACCGAGTGTGCGCTGAGCTCTAAGGTCATGCCTTTTGTTGGGTCCTGGTGTTCCACGAGTGCGTCTTTTCTCTTCCACCGAGACAGAATATCCAGTAATTGAATGAGAGCCCTAGTGAATGTCGCGTTGTTGTTTTCCTGGGTAGTTGAGTCTTCGTCCTTCTGGCAGACATCTCATCCCTAAGTTGGCAGGAGCACACGCAACCAGAGGTAGCGAGTGCAGCCCAATCTATAAATGCGTCGGCCAGATACAAGCCGGCCAAAGCCGGGGAGCTCGTGCTGTGAGGGCGCCAGGTGGCGGAAGTTGATGGCTTCAAAGAAGTGTTGAAACTCTCTGTTAACAGCAGCGTATTTAGAACGATCCTTTGCAGGCTTGATGATTTGCCAGCCGGGTTATTGGATGGATCCCACTGCTATCGGTTTCGAAGGGGTGATTTAGTGAAGCGATTCCAGCACAATTTGACGTATTTCTGCTGGTAACTGGGCCCAGTAGGGCCATACGCATATGGAGGAGGACATGGTATATTCGCAAGCCTTTATCTTTTGGCAGGTCAAGGTATGTTTCGGGCTGCAGAGTCGGATGTTAAACGTAAAAGGGAATTTATGGTAAATCGGAGGCGGTGTACGAAGTCCTGACAAAATACAGTTTGGCTGACCAGAGCGTTTGGCTACGAATTTTGTGTTGGCTATGCCGACCATGTGGCTTGCTCTGCCATTACTTGTATTCTCACGTTCGAGCGTCAAGACTGCCTACGAAGATGTTCGCGTTCTACTAGCCACAACCGCCGTCCTCTTTGCCTCATGACATCTcgagcagcaccaacaacaagcccTGGTACCGTCGCCTACTGCTACTACTCAAGCCTCAAGCCTATATTACATGTTAGTATTGGCTGCCCTCGGAGCATAATGGTTTTGTACGGTGCTGAATGCTCTCTTTAATGAGTGTAGACGTTGTTAAACCGGGATCCAAAGCCGAAAGGCATCTAAGGGAGGCTTTCCACGGCTTGGACGGTGCTAATATCTCAAAAGGCCTCACTACAATGAGAGTAGACACTATTAAACCCATATGGTGTGTAagggtgctggtgttgatgaggttgttgtaGATGAAAGATCATGGTGGTGAAACACATCCCAATAAACCACCGAACAGTAGTAGAATGCTTTCTCTTTATTCCCATCTCCCATTAATCCAAACAAAAATGCAAAAATGCGACGACGCCCATGCCTACCCACCGTCAACAAATAAGACAGGCCTTGCGAAAATGTAACACTACAAGTACACGAATAAACTTTCAATATTCCGACGAGCTGCCGCCTTTTCGAGCACGTCCGTTATATCTGTTCTAAAGAACATcgtctgttgttgttgttgttggtgttgttgttgttgttgttgttgttgttgtgcttttaccccacctccccctttcaCACCATCCTTCTTCCCTACTTCATGTCCACATTATATACcaccttcccttcctcattatccccccccctccccctaccCAAAAGAGATAATCtatttcctccccctcaccaacttagcctcctcctcactatcatcatcctcatcatcactcgaAAACttatccccatcctccccaaccgcaAAAATCGTCTCCCCATCAAACGAGTCCCTTTCCGGACTGGCcttcctctgctgctgctgcccctgcccagaagacgaagaagcaaCCCCACTCTGCTGAGGTGGATGCaacacaccaccagccacacTCGCCCCAGCAAACCCtctctcctgctgctgctggttctTCCCAATCCTctgctcctcatcctcatcatcgctcTCATCCGGATTCCCAATATCAAGATTGGCAATCTCAAACGTCCCGTCGTCCTCCTGCGCAATCTCGTCACTCATGGCGAAGCGCTTGTTGTTCGCCGTCGGCCTCCAGACATAGGCGATCCAGGCCACGTCGGCAAAGTAAACAATATTAAGCCAGCCGTCGAGAATGAACCACCTGCTCTTCCAGTGGAAGGGCACAAAATCCGGGTCGCTGGCCGAGGCAAAGGTgaaggagttgaagaagaagaaggcaaagATGACAATGATGGAGATCAGTATGCCCCACCACAGCTTCTTGTACATGGTCTCCTTGACGTGCTGCTTGCGCTCGCGGAGGTCCTTGAGGGTGAAGTTGAGCGAGTTGAGGGTCCAGACGTAGAAGGCTGTGAGAGTGCCGGCCAGGGGAAAGACAATCAGGAGTACGAAGGGGCCTAATTGGGTTAGCTTGTAATCTTCGACAAAGGGGTAGGGACTCCTGGCTTACCGGCGTTATCGGGTGTTATGACTAAACTTGTCACCGCATAGACAATGCCAAAGACAAAGTGCGCAATGGCGAGCCAGCGGACATAGATCATGGTCTTGCCGAGTGTGGGCTTGACGACACCATAACCCATGCAGACGATCAGGAGCAGAAAGAACGAAAACGAGTTGCGCGCAGCGTTCAAGACGGCAACCACGACCAGCAAGATCTTGGACCCAAGATTTGACCCATGTCTGTTGAGATAGTCTAGGCCTCGTTAGTGAAACAGtccaccagcaacatcatGACATACTCACCATAGAATCCCCATGTCATCAACATCTCcacgacgaggaagatgaggattgCTGTAATATAGTTCTGCACAGCCAAGATATCGGTGCGATGCTGATAGTAGAGAAAGCCCCAgtacaccaacaccagcgcATAGAGGATCGTTATTCCTCCATAAAACGGCAGTTTCGGGATCTGTGTGGCCGGGAGCTCTCCATATGCGTTTCTAAACTCCACGATAGCCTCGTAATCATTGTCGGTAAACTGATCGGTAATGACGCAGTAGTAACCAGTCTTAGTGATGGGGTAGTTAATCGGGCTCGCTTTCTTGAGGTGGACGGCCTTGGTGAGGATCAAGTTTTCGGACTTTTCGGTAGCGTTTGGCGCGAGAATGAATTCACCCAGCTGGGCCTCCTTGCAGTATCCCATCTCGACATCCTTCGGCCGGCAGATGGCTTCCCTACCGCCACCCTCTTGTCCCACGCCGATGTAGTCTGTGTCCTTCCATTCCACAATCAGGAGACTGGTGATTGGATCGGGTCCCGAGTCCTTGCCGACGTCGGTGAACTTGACGAGGATAAAGGGGTCGACGGGGCCGCCCCAGGCTTGCTTATCGTACATGCCGGCACATCGTTGCCTGTTTTCGTCTGTCTGGTCCTGTTTTTCCGGCGCATTGTTAGCTCATGGCTAGAGAACAAAGCTGGCAGAGCACAGTGCTCACCAATGCGATCTCCAATGCCTTGGCAGTCCATGTGGACGACGCCAGTAGGAATAAAGTGGATGCCCAACCCCtcatggtgggtggtgatgtcgtgTGTGTCTGGCTGTCGTCGAATGTCGGTTCGGGTTGATGTTAGACAGCGAGCGTACGTGTCCCGATGTGGTCTAGAAAGTTGAAGCGGCGAATTGCACCATGGATTCGACCGTCTCGCGCTTCAGTGTCTGGTGGCTGCTTTCGTCGGGCGAGACTTCAGTTTCGTCTTgataagaaaaaaagaggtcGATTTTCAAAAAGTTTAAGATGCAGGCCAGGTTGAAGTTGGAGATGGGCTGCTACTGCACCGATCACTGTCTGGGGTGCGCTGGTCGACGTTGCGCAAGCTCCCTGCTCCAACGGGCACCCACTGTATGAAACGCAGCTGGAGCCAATCAGCACACTGTGCCGTGCGAGGCGTCATCGCCAACTGCGAGCTGAGCCCCTGGGCCCCTGTCAGATTCAGGTAGTGAATTGCCAGCCGATAAGATAAGAGGTGTGCCTGACAACCTTCTGGAAATCAACAATTGTTTTGTTTGCTCCCGCCATCTTTACGTCACACCCCAATCACCAGTGatcaccccccaaccaaacTTGTCGCAAAGATGGGTAAAGGAACGGACAAGCTATATATCACCCATTCCGAGTGGTCATCCGCCGATGCCTACGGCGCCAGTGTCGGCGCAAATGCAGGATCACGCGCGCAACGAACTGGAGCGCATGCGAGCTTCAAGCGCCTTCCCTTCAACTTTTGCGCCGCCAGTCTCCAACCCTTCAAGAACCCAGTTTGCACCGCCGACGGCACCATCTTCGACGTCGAAGTCATCAGCGCCTGGctcgaaaagaaaggaacGAACCCCATCGACGGCAAACCACTCTCCGCCAAGGACCTGATCAAGCTCAACTTTGCGCGCAACGCCGACACCAACGACAGCAACGATCGCAATGGCATCCCCACCGACGGCAAAGGCGACTTCATCGACCCCGTCACCTTCAAGGTCTTCACCGACAACACCCACATCGTTGCGATCCGCCACGGCAATTACGCCAACGTTTTTGCGTGGGAAACCGTCGAGCGGATGAACATCAAGCCCAAAATGTGGCGCGACCTCGTCGACGACGCCGAGTTCGGTCGCAaagacatcatcaccttgCAAGACCCCCAAAACGCCGCCAGCCGTGACCTCAGCCAGTTTAAACATATTCAAGACGGTGAGGAAGCCGCACTCACACCAGAACAAGCCGAAACCCGCAAGGAAAGCGGCATCAACATCGACGCCCTGGGAAGGATAGGGGATAAAGTCCTCCGCGCAAAAGAAGCCGTCGCCCGCGCCCGTGAGGCTCGCCAGTCGGCATCAGACATCAACCAATCTGCCTCTTCCAAAATCCTCACCAAATattcttcctccaccaccaccccgcgCCAATCCCTCAtccaagaaaaacaaaaaccctCCAACTCGGCAATCtacaccaccggcgccgccgccgcctccttcacctccactGGCCTCACCCCTTCCACTTCCGGCTCGCTAGCCCTCCTCTCAGAAGAAGAAtacctcctcaaaccccgCCGCCTCTCCAACAGTAAACACCCCGCCTACGTCCGCATTTCCACCACCTTGGGGGACCTAACCCTAGAACTCCTCCCCGAATTCGCTCCCAAAGCCGTCTGGAACTTTTTGCGCTTATCCCAGAAAGGATACTACAATAACACCCTTTTTCATAGAAACATCAAAAATTTCATGATCCAAGGTGGTGATCCCACTGGTAcggggagaggtgggacGAGTATATGGAAGAAGACGTTTAATGATGAGCTGGAGGGTCCGTTGAAGCATGATAAACGCGGGGTGGTGAGCATGGCGAATAAGGGGAAGAACACGAACAGCAGTCAGTTTTTTATCACGTATCGGGAGGCGAGGCATTTGGACAGGAAGCACACCgtttttgggagggtggttgatTCGGAGGGGACACTAGCAAAAATGGAgggggcgagggtgggggaggatagTAGGCCtttggaggagatcaagatcaaggaggtggtggtattGGTGGATTGTTTTGAGGAGTTTTTGAGGGAGaaaggggagaaggagagggaggaggagaagaagaaggaggtggagaggaagggggggacgGAGGATGATAGGACTACTTGGacggggaagaggttgaggggggaggagggggggggtgggaaggggggggtgggcaaGTATTtgaaggaggtgaagggACAGAAacaagagggggagggggaaggggagacaTATACTTGGGATGAaccggtgaagaagaagacgagggtggggggagggggatttgggaATTTTGATGGGTGGTGATTATGGGTGGAAAAAGCATTGTTGGCGTTTGGGGGTTACCTGATCAATGCGAATGATTCATGTGTATATGTTGGCAAGGAAAGCGGcaataaaaataaaaatttcGTCACACTGCAAGTGGCTTTTGTAATAAATCTTTCGAGATTTCATGACTTCAGGTCATCATCACATCTGCCTTTCTCATCAGCGGCAGCGGCCATAATAAtatacaaaaaaaaaaaaaaaaaatgtacAAGAAGTTCATATAGTCTGGTATCATTCATCATCTTTTCCCCTTCCATTCTTcaaacccaaaccaaacccccccccccaacccccaccccaaaaTCATCCCCCATATACTCCATCGGCACCTGCAACGGCGACAACCCCAATCCatacaacccccctccattCCCCCACCCATCATGCGATAGCATATCCGgcgacaacaacagcccaTCTCCCCCCATTGTCGGCTCCAAAGTAGGATCAATCCAGTCCACcccgccaacacccccctcatcaGCAATAAGATTAGCCAGCGCATCCGCCTGCTTGATCCCCGTCTCCATCGTCACCATTCTCAGTCTTCCCACAACCCAGTTTTTCATTTCTTCGGTGCAAGCAGTGCTCATCCCCACCAGATACAACGGCCAGACGACGGTGCTGGTTGCTGAGACGAGGAGCATGTACCGCTCTgcttcgtcgtcttcgtcgcgGGCTTTTGTCACGTCGAGGATTGTCAGGCCGGCGAGGTGACGGCGGGGTTCGGAAGGGCTGGTGGAGTCGCACGACcgagaggaaggcgaggttggtgggcTGGGGGTCTCGCGGACCTCGACGGTGGCGATGCGGGCGGAGgtgtcgtcttcgtcttggGAGCCGATGGAGCCGTCTACTGGGTCCATTAGTCCTAGGTGTTGGGGGACCGAGGCGCAGATATCGTAGACGAGGCGTTTGAGTTTCCGGTGGGCGTGGTTGTACTCTTCGATGTAGCGGCTCGAATTGAGACGTGGGTTGAAAGAGGAAAAGTCCTCGGATATTTGAGACAGAATGGTCTCCAGTATCAGAACGCGGGTGGTCCGGATGCAATTCCAAATGTTGGcgtggtggagggaggggtataGGTGGCAGTAGCCCTCGAAGACGGCGTCATGGTGCTGGGTTACCTTGAACTGACGGTATCGCCATGACGGGGCCATGTTGTCTGTCACTTTTTCGAGGTCGTTCTCGATAGAGAGGATTTGCTCGACAATGATCTCTGGATCGGTAAGGACATGATTCTTGATATCGTGACGGAGTTGAAGAACCCGCCACACCAGGGGCATCAGGTGTCTGGTAGGGTTCCCAGGCTCCAGAGTCTTGGCCATCTCATGCCAGAGCTCCTTCAAGTGTTGTGGCATAGGCATATCTTTCATTGCGCAGCTGATCACAACTCTTTGGCAGAGCATCGAAAACATTCGTCTTCCGGCTCGGGTCTGGAACTGGGCTGGTCCTCGTATTCTGGCCAAGGCGGCAGCACCGTTGACATGCTCCTGGAAAGCAGTGACTGTTCGTGCTCGCGCTGGGCTCTC of Podospora pseudopauciseta strain CBS 411.78 chromosome 7 map unlocalized CBS411.78m_7, whole genome shotgun sequence contains these proteins:
- the PTM1 gene encoding Membrane protein ptm1 (EggNog:ENOG503NXD6; COG:U; BUSCO:EOG092625OH); the encoded protein is MRGWASTLFLLASSTWTAKALEIALDQTDENRQRCAGMYDKQAWGGPVDPFILVKFTDVGKDSGPDPITSLLIVEWKDTDYIGVGQEGGGREAICRPKDVEMGYCKEAQLGEFILAPNATEKSENLILTKAVHLKKASPINYPITKTGYYCVITDQFTDNDYEAIVEFRNAYGELPATQIPKLPFYGGITILYALVLVYWGFLYYQHRTDILAVQNYITAILIFLVVEMLMTWGFYDYLNRHGSNLGSKILLVVVAVLNAARNSFSFFLLLIVCMGYGVVKPTLGKTMIYVRWLAIAHFVFGIVYAVTSLVITPDNAGPFVLLIVFPLAGTLTAFYVWTLNSLNFTLKDLRERKQHVKETMYKKLWWGILISIIVIFAFFFFNSFTFASASDPDFVPFHWKSRWFILDGWLNIVYFADVAWIAYVWRPTANNKRFAMSDEIAQEDDGTFEIANLDIGNPDESDDEDEEQRIGKNQQQQERGFAGASVAGGVLHPPQQSGVASSSSGQGQQQQRKASPERDSFDGETIFAVGEDGDKFSSDDEDDDSEEEAKLVRGRK
- the cyp8 gene encoding cyclophilin peptidyl-prolyl cis-trans isomerase Cyp8 (COG:O; EggNog:ENOG503NUAM); amino-acid sequence: MGKGTDKLYITHSEWSSADAYGASVGANAGSRAQRTGAHASFKRLPFNFCAASLQPFKNPVCTADGTIFDVEVISAWLEKKGTNPIDGKPLSAKDLIKLNFARNADTNDSNDRNGIPTDGKGDFIDPVTFKVFTDNTHIVAIRHGNYANVFAWETVERMNIKPKMWRDLVDDAEFGRKDIITLQDPQNAASRDLSQFKHIQDGEEAALTPEQAETRKESGINIDALGRIGDKVLRAKEAVARAREARQSASDINQSASSKILTKYSSSTTTPRQSLIQEKQKPSNSAIYTTGAAAASFTSTGLTPSTSGSLALLSEEEYLLKPRRLSNSKHPAYVRISTTLGDLTLELLPEFAPKAVWNFLRLSQKGYYNNTLFHRNIKNFMIQGGDPTGTGRGGTSIWKKTFNDELEGPLKHDKRGVVSMANKGKNTNSSQFFITYREARHLDRKHTVFGRVVDSEGTLAKMEGARVGEDSRPLEEIKIKEVVVLVDCFEEFLREKGEKEREEEKKKEVERKGGTEDDRTTWTGKRLRGEEGGGGKGGVGKYLKEVKGQKQEGEGEGETYTWDEPVKKKTRVGGGGFGNFDGW
- a CDS encoding uncharacterized protein (COG:S; EggNog:ENOG503P2MV), with protein sequence MNRGIDSRVPWETRYNSGQPQPPRTWTCGLLCTSSILHTPTLLIIRPQPDRLLPRHSPHTSAATQTQNSRSHSTSSTTALCLLPDSASSLPVSSHSRRPLRRTTDPNSGANLRLFGRCQRRVRLCRQTRCIQPGSCTVFGINQPVPIFKMVYCGKPSKGCSNCRDRKIRCDQRAPGCGQCEKRHQTCPGYRNLVDLMFRDESSHVIKKAKARARKKGNLIVEPSTPSGSEGRLSVTPEPRGKPSVTIVVPATPAPTSPADSDAWGFDDSLLMSPESGSWPTTPPAMALYNIPAVCQEHGFAFFFSRFVTAHETACHQKFDFVREVWKPSRTKRERQVDSVLASLTAVGLMGMASLQQRNDLMDAARKSYGVALGLTKDALKDPAEAVKDSTMLSILILGVFEMMAESPARARTVTAFQEHVNGAAALARIRGPAQFQTRAGRRMFSMLCQRVVISCAMKDMPMPQHLKELWHEMAKTLEPGNPTRHLMPLVWRVLQLRHDIKNHVLTDPEIIVEQILSIENDLEKVTDNMAPSWRYRQFKVTQHHDAVFEGYCHLYPSLHHANIWNCIRTTRVLILETILSQISEDFSSFNPRLNSSRYIEEYNHAHRKLKRLVYDICASVPQHLGLMDPVDGSIGSQDEDDTSARIATVEVRETPSPPTSPSSRSCDSTSPSEPRRHLAGLTILDVTKARDEDDEAERYMLLVSATSTVVWPLYLVGMSTACTEEMKNWVVGRLRMVTMETGIKQADALANLIADEGGVGGVDWIDPTLEPTMGGDGLLLSPDMLSHDGWGNGGGLYGLGLSPLQVPMEYMGDDFGVGVGGGGLVWV